In one Arachis duranensis cultivar V14167 chromosome 9, aradu.V14167.gnm2.J7QH, whole genome shotgun sequence genomic region, the following are encoded:
- the LOC107466459 gene encoding LOW QUALITY PROTEIN: tropinone reductase homolog (The sequence of the model RefSeq protein was modified relative to this genomic sequence to represent the inferred CDS: substituted 2 bases at 2 genomic stop codons) encodes MGERKLNFKDKRWSLHGMTALVTGGSRGIGYAIVEELAEFGAAVHVCARNEADIDKCVEEWKNKGLNVTGSVCDVSSRDQRQHLIETVSSIFHGKLNILINNAGTTRPKHAIDYTPEDMTIIMSTNFESAYHLCQLSYPLLKASGYGSIVFVSSIAGLKALPYFSIYASTKGAINQLSKNLALEWAKDNIRVNALYIYIYLLKXKTKIFXIKSVDGDCEKVISAITSQTPLQRVGEPKEISSLVAFLCLPTASFITGQTITADGGFTI; translated from the exons ATGGGGGAAAGGAAGCTGAACTTCAAAGATAAACGATGGTCACTCCATGGAATGACAGCTCTAGTCACAGGAGGATCTCGAGGTATTGG GTATGCAATAGTGGAAGAGTTAGCCGAATTTGGGGCAGCAGTTCATGTATGTGCACGAAATGAAGCAGATATTGATAAGTGTGTGGAAGAGTGGAAAAACAAAGGATTAAATGTCACGGGATCTGTTTGTGATGTTTCATCCCGTGATCAACGTCAACATTTAATAGAAACTGTTTCTTCCATCTTTCATGGCAAACTCAACATTCTA ATAAATAATGCTGGAACAACCAGGCCTAAACACGCCATAGATTATACTCCTGAAGATATGACAATTATAATGAGTACCAATTTTGAATCTGCTTACCATTTGTGTCAACTTTCATACCCACTTCTAAAAGCTTCTGGATATGGGAGCATAGTATTTGTGTCCTCCATTGCTGGTTTGAAAGCTTTgccttatttttctatttatgcATCAACAAAAG GAGCCATAAATCAGCTCAGCAAGAACTTAGCATTGGAATGGGCGAAGGATAATATTCGTGTAAatgcattatatatatatatatatcttttaaaataaaaaactaaaatattttaaataaaaa GTGTTGATGGTGACTGTGAGAAGGTTATAAGTGCTATAACGTCTCAAACTCCACTGCAACGTGTTGGAGAACCAAAAGAAATATCATCATTGgttgcttttctttgtcttccaACAGCTTCGTTTATCACTGGACAAACTATAACTGCAGATGGAGGCTTCACAATTTAA